The following are encoded in a window of Leuconostoc lactis genomic DNA:
- a CDS encoding IS3 family transposase, with protein sequence MGHRITSVLSALNIARSTYYQWKNWHPSQQETRRNALKMAIKAVYNTNRGIYGYRRIAAFLRFILNTEVGDRLVWEQLC encoded by the coding sequence ATGGGACACCGCATAACAAGCGTTTTATCAGCTTTGAATATAGCTCGAAGCACTTATTATCAATGGAAAAATTGGCATCCCAGCCAACAAGAGACGCGTCGCAACGCTCTAAAAATGGCAATCAAAGCCGTCTACAACACCAATCGTGGGATCTATGGCTACCGACGCATCGCCGCATTTTTACGGTTCATTTTGAACACTGAAGTTGGTGATCGTTTGGTTTGGGAGCAATTATGTTAG